A portion of the Paenibacillus sp. PvR098 genome contains these proteins:
- a CDS encoding lipocalin-like domain-containing protein, producing the protein MDRLFDAVKGNVGLKQSALIKELHKLNKQQEQLEKNVQGLITLFSNQALTLELVTAQNQRIQAEQQALAKRKAELESILETQKDTEEQFRAFQKQIALFAQLDIDDEQVLKQLLHQVIHKIEVHQDGSIKIHYNIAHPQGMGELLQGA; encoded by the coding sequence TTGGACAGGCTATTCGATGCTGTGAAAGGGAATGTTGGTCTAAAACAATCCGCTCTAATCAAAGAGTTACACAAGCTGAATAAGCAACAAGAACAGTTAGAGAAGAATGTACAGGGACTTATCACCCTCTTCTCTAATCAGGCTCTTACCCTTGAACTGGTTACCGCCCAAAATCAACGTATTCAGGCAGAACAACAAGCCCTTGCCAAACGTAAAGCGGAACTGGAATCCATTCTCGAAACACAAAAAGACACGGAAGAGCAATTCCGTGCCTTTCAGAAGCAAATTGCGTTGTTTGCACAGCTTGACATTGATGATGAGCAAGTTCTAAAACAATTGCTTCATCAGGTCATTCATAAGATAGAAGTCCATCAAGATGGCTCTATCAAGATTCACTACAATATTGCCCACCCTCAGGGAATGGGTGAATTATTGCAGGGGGCTTAG